The proteins below come from a single Aspergillus oryzae RIB40 DNA, chromosome 5 genomic window:
- a CDS encoding NAD-dependent epimerase/dehydratase family protein (predicted protein), producing MTKVLLTGATGYIGGTVLDHLIKSSATSVKDLNFDLLVRSNDAAEKLIKKYGDRVKPILWAGFTDLAFITDTAANYDIIINAGTGFLPEGTKAFIHGLARRIGPDKPVPWFIHISGCTNLSDRPLTATAYPDREWDDANGNAVYEFLKSEDARDPYPQRTTEVGVLTLAEETGVQAVSLNAPGIFGTGRGLFNTQGLVHLLAMSYILKHGYGYKLNDTANFDWVHVEDLADVFVLLVRAILEREDRGVGYIPSSKNGIIFPAVGRVSLIQIMEEGLDAAFGAGVLPREDTLKEKEIRLVGLQEVADEVMGGLLDMAERGVAGHKKMKGTVARRLLGWNPSRLEEHWRQAYVDAIEVLQSRKGSDTLETCLGK from the coding sequence ATGACCAAAGTCCTCCTCACCGGGGCCACCGGCTACATAGGCGGCACCGTCCTGGACCACCTAATCAAGAGCTCAGCAACAAGCGTCAAAGACTTAAACTTCGACCTCCTCGTGCGTAGCAATGACGCCGCAgagaagctcatcaagaagTATGGAGATCGCGTCAAGCCAATTCTCTGGGCTGGATTCACAGATCTCGCATTCATCACCGACACAGCCGCCAACTACGACATCATTATCAACGCCGGCACTGGCTTTCTCCCAGAGGGCACAAAAGCTTTCATCCACGGTCTCGCCCGGCGGATTGGACCAGACAAGCCGGTACCCTGGTTTATACACATCTCGGGGTGCACGAACCTCTCAGACCGTCCATTGACGGCAACCGCCTACCCAGACAGAGAATGGGACGACGCGAACGGCAACGCCGTCTACGAGTTCCTCAAGAGCGAGGACGCCCGCGATCCCTACCCCCAACGAACAACCGAAGTGGGCGTACTCACCCTCGCCGAAGAAACAGGCGTGCAGGCAGTGAGTCTAAACGCGCCGGGTATCTTCGGGACTGGGCGCGGGCTTTTCAACACCCAGGGTCTCGTTCACTTACTCGCAATGAGCTATATCCTCAAGCACGGATACGGATATAAGTTAAACGACACGGCAAATTTCGACTGGGTGCATGTCGAGGATCTAGCTGACGTGTTTGTACTCCTTGTCCGTGCTATTTTGGAACGTGAGGACCGGGGCGTGGGATATATTCCCTCTAGCAAGAATGGGATTATCTTTCCTGCTGTTGGCCGCGTGTCACTGATCCAAATTATGGAGGAGGGTCTGGATGCCGCTTTTGGGGCGGGTGTTCTGCCTCGTGAGGATAcactgaaggaaaaggagatcCGGTTAGTGGGGCTTCAGGAGGTCGCTGATGAGGTTATGGGGGGTCTTTTGGACATGGCTGAGCGGGGTGTTGCTGGACATAAGAAGATGAAGGGTACTGTGGCGAGGAGGTTGCTCGGTTGGAATCCGTCGAGACTGGAAGAGCATTGGAGGCAGGCATATGTAGATGCGATTGAGGTGTTGCAAAGTAGGAAGGGGTCTGATACTCTGGAAACATGCCTAGGTAAGTGA
- a CDS encoding inositol-3-phosphate synthase INO1 (myo-inositol-1-phosphate synthase) — MAPHANSDVAANGAVNGSAQSSLFTVNSPNVEYTDNEIKSKYAYHTTDITRTADNKLVATPKATTYHFKVDRKVGKVGMMMVGWGGNNGSTVTAGIIANRRGLQWETREGMRAANYYGSVVMSSTVKLGTDPKTGEEINIPFQDMLPMVHPNDLAIGGWDISSMNIADAMDRAQVLEPSLKQLVRKEMAEMKPLPSIYYPDFIAANQEDRADNVLEGTKACWAHVEKIQQDIRDFKAQHGLDKVIVMWTANTERYADIVPGVNDTADNLLNSIKTGHEEVAPSTVFAVACILENTPFINGSPQNTFVPGALELAEKHKAFIGGDDFKSGQTKMKSALVDFLINAGIKLTSIASYNHLGNNDGKNLSSQKQFRSKEISKSNVVDDMVAANHILYEKDEHPDHTVVIKYMPAVGDNKRALDEYYAEIFMGGHQTISLFNICEDSLLASPLIIDLVVLAEMMTRVSWKAEEAADYKGFHSVLSVLSYMLKAPLTPPGTPVVNALNKQRNALTNIFRACVGLQPESDMTLEHKLF, encoded by the exons ATGGCTCCCCACGCTAATTCGGATGTTGCTGCCAATGGCGCCGTGAACGGGTCGGCTCAATCCTCTCTGTTTACTGTCAATTCCCCCAATGTCGAGTACACCGACAATGAGATCAAGAGCAAGTATGCCTACCACACTACCGACATCACTCGTACCGCCGACAACAAGCTGGTCGCCACTCCCAAGGCGACTACCTACCACTTTAAGGTTGACCGCAAAGTGGGCAAGGTTGGTATGATGATGGTCGGCTGGGGTGGTAACAACGGGTCCACTGTGACGGCCGGTATTATTGCCAATCGCCGTGGCCTCCAGTGGGAGACTCGTGAGGGCATGCGTGCTGCCAACTACTACGGCTCTGTCGTCATGAGCTCGACTGTCAAGCTAGGAACTGACCCCAAGACCGGTGAGGAGATCAACATTCCCTTCCAGGACATGCTGCCGATGGTCCACCCCAATGATCTCGCCATTGGTGGATGGGACATCAGCAGCATGAACATCGCCGATGCCATGGACCGGGCTCAGGTCCTCGAGCCTTCTCTCAAGCAGTTGGTCCGCAAGGAAATGGCCGAGATGAAGCCACTGCCTAGCATCTACTATCCCGACTTTATTGCTGCCAACCAGGAGGACCGTGCCGACAACGTCCTCGAGGGAACCAAGGCTTGCTGGGCTCAcgtggagaagatccagcAGGACATCCG GGACTTCAAGGCCCAGCACGGTCTGGACAAGGTGATTGTCATGTGGACTGCCAACACCGAGCGGTACGCCGACATCGTCCCCGGTGTCAATGATACCGccgacaacctcctcaacTCGATCAAGACTGGCCATGAGGAAGTTGCCCCGTCCACTGTCTTTGCCGTCGCCTGTATCTTGGAGAACACTCCTTTCATCAACGGTTCGCCCCAGAACACCTTCGTCCCCGGCGCCCTTGAGCTGGCCGAGAAGCACAAGGCCTTCATCGGTGGAGACGACTTCAAGTCGGGCCAGACCAAGATGAAGTCGGCTCTCGTGGACTTCCTCATCAATGCTGGTATCAAGCTTACTTCCATCGCCAGCTACAACCACCTGGGCAACAACGACGGCAAGAACCTGAGCTCCCAGAAGCAATTCCGCTCCAAGGAGATCTCCAAGTCCAACGTGGTGGATGACATGGTTGCGGCCAACCACATCCTGTACGAGAAGGATGAGCATCCGGACCACACCGTGGTGATCAAGTACATGCCGGCCGTGGGTGACAACAAGCGTGCTCTGGATGAGTACTACGCCGAGATCTTCATGGGCGGTCACCAGACCATCAGCTTGTTCAACATCTGCGAGGACTCCTTGCTGGCTTCCCCTCTGATCATCGACTTGGTTGTGCTTGCCGAGATGATGACCCGCGTCAGCTggaaggcggaggaggctGCCGACTACAAGGGCTTCCACAGTGTGCTCAGCGTCCTGAGCTACATGCTCAAGGCTCCTCTGACTCCCCCGGGCACCCCGGTTGTCAACGCGCTCAACAAGCAGCGCAATGCGTTGACCAACATCTTCCGTGCTTGCGTTGGCCTCCAGCCGGAATCGGATATGACTTTGGAGCACAAGCTGTTCTAG
- a CDS encoding putative 1-aminocyclopropane-1-carboxylate deaminase (1-aminocyclopropane-1-carboxylate deaminase), translated as MPDTIPLPPPFSTIPRTPLTLGPSPIHPLPRITADLNQTATIYAKRDDLNSGLAYGGNKTRKLEYLAADALAQNATTLVSIGGVQSNHTRQVAAVAARLGLKARLVQEHWVDWEDPGYDVVGNIQLSRLMGADVRMEDAGFGIEHKETLKKLREECEGNGERPYYIPAGASDHPLGGLGFARWAFEVREQEREMGVVFDDVVVCAVTGSTMAGMVAGFKLIEKLYPGEKKKRVIGIDGSAKPVETKAQVLRIARNTAVQIGLKEEDITEKDMILNEDYHAGTYGIPDKATWEAIEYAARMEAFITDPVYEGKSFAGMVDLIKKGEITGNVLYAHLGGQLALNAYSRLGETK; from the coding sequence atgcCCGACACCATCCCCCTCCCACCCCCCTTCTCCACCATCCCCCGAACCCCCCTAACCCTGGGCCCCTCGCCCAtccaccccctcccccgAATAACCGCCGACCTGAACCAAACCGCCACCATCTACGCCAAACGCGACGACCTCAACTCCGGCCTCGCCTACGGGGGCAACAAGACCCGGAAACTCGAGTACCTGGCCGCCGACGCCTTAGCCCAGAACGCCACGACGCTGGTTTCCATCGGCGGCGTGCAAAGCAACCACACACGGCaggtggcggcggtggcggcgCGATTGGGGCTCAAGGCGCGGCTGGTGCAGGAGCATTGGGTGGACTGGGAGGATCCGGGGTATGATGTTGTGGGGAATATTCAGTTGAGTCGGCTGATGGGGGCGGATGTAAGGATGGAGGATGCCGGGTTTGGGATTGAGCATAAGGAgacactgaagaagttgagggaGGAGTGTGAGGGGAATGGGGAGCGGCCGTATTATATTCCTGCGGGGGCGTCGGATCATCCGTTGGGTGGATTGGGGTTTGCGAGGTGGGCGTTTGAGGTCAGGGAGCAGGAGCGGGAGATGGGGGTGGTGTTTGATGATGTGGTGGTTTGTGCGGTTACGGGGTCCACGATGGCGGGCATGGTCGCTGGCTTTAAGTTGATTGAGAAGTTGTATCccggggaaaagaagaagagggtcATTGGCATTGATGGGTCGGCGAAGCCCGTGGAGACGAAGGCGCAGGTGTTGCGGATTGCCAGGAACACGGCTGTGCAGATtggattgaaggaagaggatattACCGAGAAGGATATGATTCTCAATGAGGACTATCATGCCGGCACTTATGGCATTCCCGATAAGGCGACGTGGGAGGCCATTGAGTATGCCGCGCGGATGGAGGCGTTTATTACGGATCCAGTATACGAGGGAAAGAGTTTTGCGGGAATGGTGGACTTGATTAAGAAAGGGGAGATTACGGGCAATGTGCTGTATGCGCATCTGGGTGGGCAGTTGGCCCTCAACGCTTACTCGCGCCTTGGGGAGACGAAATAG